The following coding sequences lie in one Populus nigra chromosome 15, ddPopNigr1.1, whole genome shotgun sequence genomic window:
- the LOC133674411 gene encoding subtilisin-like protease SBT6.1, producing MKIKIMISHHNLSTFPFKSSFFLALLSLSLFHLFSSPSPISQTLAPQNYIVRFKDYEKSDHHRLYLESRVKSDGWKWIERRNPAMDYATDFGVLAIQKERVIGEIERLEMVKDVNLDISYTKRDLLGFVDGEKRPGKMFTSMSFSDAGESYAVAQTSNSSIHWGRQLLGQKSQVTSLFGADVLWSKGFTGHKVKMAIFDTGIRADHPHFRKIKERTNWTNEDTLNDNLGHGTFVAGVIAGQDAECLGFAPDAEIYAFRVFTDAQVSYTSWFLDAFNYAIAINMDVLNLSIGGPDYLDLPFVEKVWEITANNIIMVSAIGNDGPLYGTLNNPADQCDVIGVGGIDYNDHIAPFSSRGMSTWEIPHGYGRVKPDVVAYGREIMGSKISTGCKSLSGTSVASPVVAGVVCLLVSVIPESARKDILNPASMKQALVEGAAKLAGPNMYEQGAGRVDLLESYEILKGYQPRASIFPSVLDFTDCPYSWPFCRQPLYAGAMPVMFNATILNGMGVIGYIESAPTWHPAEEEGNLLSIHFTYSEVIWPWTGYLALHMQIKEEGAQFSGEIEGNVTLRVFSPPSPGENGPRSSTCVLQLKLKVVPTPPRQKRVLWDQFHNIKYPPGYIPRDSLDVRNDILDWHGDHLHTNFHIMFNMLRDAGYYVETLGSPFTCFDARQYGTLLLVDLEDEYFQEEIEKLRDDVISTGLGLAVFAEWYNMDTMVKMRFFDDNTRSWWTPVTGGANIPALNDLLAPFGIAFGDKILNGDFSIDGEQSRYASGTDIVRFPRGGYTHGFPFLDSSESGATQNVLTSGTTKADSSILGLVEVGQGRIAVYGDSNCLDSSHMVTNCYWLLKKILDFTSRNIRDPLLFPDSAKKDAALFVDDNQLPTRRTDVNFSSYSAVVGKDLICKSDSRFEVWGTKGYNLHVRGRNRRLPGYPLIDLGRGLNSTIDTSNLRRRKDTQKNKVDSLGNRTWGMLSRDEADVPVLVASHWLLPAAIAITGLLLLSIWHIRQRRRRRRRGSGSGRLGNL from the exons atgaaaataaaaatcatgatcaGCCACCATAATCTCTCAACATTTCCATTCAAGTCCTCTTTCTTTTTAGCTCtcctttccctttctctcttcCATCTTTTCTCCAGCCCCTCTCCCATTTCCCAAACCCTAGCCCCCCAAAACTACATAGTCCGTTTCAAAGACTACGAGAAATCGGATCATCACCGTCTCTATTTAGAATCGAGAGTCAAATCGGACGGCTGGAAATGGATCGAGAGGAGGAATCCGGCGATGGACTATGCCACGGATTTCGGAGTGTTGGCGATCCAGAAGGAGAGAGTGATTGGAGAGATTGAGAGGCTGGAGATGGTGAAAGATGTGAACTTGGATATTAGTTATACGAAAAGGGATTTGCTTGGTTTTGTTGATGGCGAGAAACGCCCTGGCAAGATGTTTACTTCCATGTCATTTAGTGACGCTGGAGAGAGTTATGCTGTGGCCCAGACTAGTAATTCTTCTATTCATTGGGGTCGCCAACTTTTGGGGCAG AAGTCACAGGTGACTTCCTTGTTTGGAGCAGATGTTCTTTGGTCAAAAGGGTTTACTGGTCATAAAGTCAAAATGGCTATTTTTGATACTGGAATTCGAGCTGATCACCCGCATTTCCGGAAAATTAAG gaGCGAACAAACTGGACTAATGAAGATACTTTGAATGACAATCTTGGACATGGAACATTTGTTGCTGGTGTTATTGCTGGTCAAGATGCAGAGTGTCTTGGTTTTGCACCTGATGCAGAGATTTATGCATTTCGCGTGTTTACAGATGCACAG GTATCTTACACATCATGGTTCCTTGATGCATTCAATTATGCTATTGCAATCAATATGGATGTGCTAAATTTGAGCATTGGTGGACCTGATTACTTGGATCTACCATTTGTTGAGAAG GTCTGGGAAATAACAGCTAATAACATCATTATGGTTTCTGCTATTGGAAATGATGGACCTCTTTATGGAACATTAAACAATCCAGCAGACCAATGTGATGTTATCGGTGTTGGTGGCATAGATTACAATGATCACATAGCCCCATTTTCTTCGCGTGGCATGAGCACTTGGGAGATTCCTCATGG CTATGGTCGTGTGAAGCCTGATGTTGTTGCATATGGGCGGGAAATCATGGGATCCAAGATAAGCACTGGTTGTAAAAGTTTATCAGGGACTAGCGTGGCCAGTCCTGTGGTTGCTGGTGTGGTATGCCTACTTGTCAGTGTTATTCCTGAAAGTGCTCGTAAGGACATTCTGAATCCAGCAAGTATGAAACAAGCTTTGGTTGAGGGGGCTGCTAAGCTTGCTGGTCCGAATATGTATGAGCAGGGTGCTGGAAGAGTTGATct ATTAGAATCATATGAAATCCTGAAGGGTTACCAACCTCGGGCAAGCATCTTTCCAAGTGTTCTTGATTTTACAGATTGCCCTTATTCCTGGCCCTTTTGTCGTCAACCACTTTATGCAGGTGCTATGCCTGTTATGTTTAATGCCACCATTCTGAATGGAATGGGTGTCATTGGCTATATTGAAAGTGCCCCAACTTGGCATCCTGCAGAGGAAGAAGGAAATCTTCTAAGCATTCACTTTACTTATTCAGAAGTTATCTGGCCTTGGACTGGTTATTTAGCATTGCACATGCAAATCAAGGAAGAAGGTGCGCAGTTCTCTGGAGAGATTGAGGGTAATGTAACTCTTAGGGTGTTTAGTCCTCCATCTCCAGGCGAGAATGGCCCTCGAAGCAGCACTTGTGTGCTTCAACTGAAACTAAAAGTAGTTCCCACTCCACCAAGACAGAAGCGTGTTTTGTGGGATCAATTTCACAACATTAAATACCCTCCTGGATATATTCCAAGAGACTCTTTGGATGTTCGCAATGATATCCTTGACTGGCATGGGGATCACCTGCATACAAATTTTCATATCATGTTCAACATGTTACGAGATGCTGGGTACTATGTTGAAACTCTTGGTTCGCCTTTCACATGCTTTGATGCTCGCCAATACGGGACACTGCTGCTAGTGGATCTTGAGGATGAATACTTTCAAGAAGAAATTGAGAAACTGAGAGATGATGTTATCAGTACCGGATTGGGATTAGCTGTTTTTGCAGAATGGTATAACATGGATACAATGGTGAAAATGCGATTCTTTGATGATAATACGAGGAGCTGGTGGACTCCTGTTACTGGAGGTGCGAATATCCCAGCACTGAATGATCTTCTGGCCCCATTTGGGATTGCTTTTGGGGATAAGATTCTGAATGGGGATTTTTCCATTGATGGAGAGCAAAGTCGTTACGCATCTGGAACTGATATTGTGAGGTTTCCAAGAGGTGGGTATACTCACGGTTTTCCCTTCCTGGATAGCTCAGAAAGTGGGGCCACCCAAAATGTGTTGACTTCTGGCACGACCAAG GCAGACTCTTCAATTCTTGGCCTTGTAGAGGTGGGACAAGGTCGCATAGCAGTTTATGGAGACTCCAACTGTCTGGATAGCAGCCATATGGTGACTAACTGTTACTGGCTCCTGAAGAAAATACTGGATTTCACTAGCAGGAACATTAGAGATCCATTGCTGTTCCCAGATTCAGCTAAAAAAGATGCGGCCCTATTTGTAGATGACAATCAATTACCTACTCGTCGTACTGATGTAAATTTCTCATCGTATTCTGCTGTTGTGGGGAAGGATTTAATCTGCAAGAGTGACTCCAGATTTGAAGTATGGGGAACTAAGGGATACAATCTACATGTTAGGGGAAGGAATAGAAGACTTCCAGGCTACCCTCTTATAGATCTGGGGAGGGGTTTGAATTCTACCATTGATACTTCCAATTTGAGGCGTCGAAAGGACACTCAGAAAAATAAGGTTGACTCGTTGGGAAACAGAACTTGGGGCATGCTCTCCAGGGATGAG GCTGATGTACCGGTGCTAGTAGCTAGTCATTGGCTCCTACCTGCAGCAATAGCAATTACTG GCCTTTTGTTGTTGAGCATTTGGCACATTCGGCAAAGGCGGCgaaggaggaggagagggtCTGGTTCCGGCCGACTGGGCAATTTATAG
- the LOC133674416 gene encoding proline-rich receptor-like protein kinase PERK1 — protein sequence MSAPTPTSPPSNTTAPPPSTTTPPSSTPPPTTPATPSAPPPTSPPPPPTPSAQPPASTPPPPPAASPPSPPSSSPPSPPSSSPPPPPSSSPSPPSSPPPPSSTTPSTPSPPSSTTPSTPTSKSSPPPPTSTSTPSPAGTSGGSSGISTGVVVGIAIGGVAILLVVSLFFICCNKRKRRRRDDEAAYYVPPPPGPKDDPYGGRQQYWQQNAPPPPDRVVAPMQNPPPPPPVASRPSPPPERVAMPPPPPPPLFMSSSGGSGSNYSGTENPYPPPSPGIALGFSKSTFSYEELARATDGFTDANLLGQGGFGYVHRGVLPNGKEVAVKQLKAGSGQGEREFQAEVEIISRVHHKHLVSLVGYCITGAHRLLVYEFVPNNTLEFHLHGKGRPTMDWPTRLKIALGSAKGLAYLHEDCHPKIIHRDIKASNILLDFKFEAKVADFGLAKISSDVNTHVSTRVMGTFGYLAPEYASSGKLTDKSDVFSYGVMLLELITGRRPVDSTQSFMEDSLVDWARPLLTRALEDGNFDTLVDQKLQNNYDQNEMARMVACAAACVRHSARRRPRTSQVVRALEGDVSLSDLNEGIRPGNSRVYGSYGSSDYDTSQYNEDMKKFRKMALGSQEYGASSEYSGPTSEYGLYPSGSSSEGQNTREMEMGKMKKASKGFSGSS from the exons ATGTCAGCTCCTACTCCCACGTCGCCGCCGTCTAATACTACGGCTCCACCTCCTTCCACCACCACTCCACCCTCATCTACCCCACCTCCTACAACTCCTGCAACTCCTTCAGCCCCTCCACCCACTtctccaccacctccaccaaCCCCTTCTGCCCAACCACCGGCCTCaacacctccaccaccaccagctgCCTCACCACCCTCACCGCCATCCTCCTCACCACCCTCACCGCCATCCTCCTCACCACCCCCACCACCATCCTCCTCACCGTCTCCACCCTCGTCCCCCCCTCCGCCTTCATCCACTACGCCGTCGACTCCCTCTCCGCCTTCATCCACTACGCCGTCGACTCCGACATCAAAGTCGAGTCCCCCACCGCCGACGAGCACTAGCACGCCGTCTCCAGCCGGAACAAGTGGGGGGTCGTCGGGAATTTCGACTGGGGTGGTAGTGGGGATAGCAATTGGGGGAGTGGCGATTCTGTTGGTAGTGAGTCTGTTTTTTATATGCTGTAATAAGAGGAAGAGAAGGAGACGTGATGACGAGGCCGCGTACTATGTGCCTCCTCCTCCTGGCCCCAAAG ATGACCCTTATGGTGGCAGACAACAATATTGGCAACAAAATGCTCCCCCACCACCTGATCGTGTTGTTGCACCGATGCAAAACCCCCCTCCTCCACCACCCGTTGCATCAAGGCCGTCACCTCCTCCTGAGCGTGTTGCAATgcctccaccacctcctccaccaCTTTTCATGAGCAGCAGTGGTGGCTCTGGCTCCAATTATTCTGGTACGGAAAACCCATACCCACCACCTTCTCCAGGCATTGCTTTGGGTTTCTCTAAGAGCACATTTAGCTACGAGGAATTAGCAAGAGCAACAGATGGATTCACAGATGCCAACCTCCTTGGTCAAGGAGGTTTTGGGTATGTGCACAGAGGAGTTCTTCCAAATGGGAAAGAAGTAGCTGTCAAGCAGCTAAAGGCAGGAAGTGGGCAGGGGGAGCGTGAATTTCAGGCAGAAGTTGAGATCATCAGCCGGGTGCATCACAAACATCTTGTTTCATTGGTTGGATACTGCATCACCGGGGCTCATAGATTGCTTGTATATGAATTTGTTCCAAATAACACTTTGGAGTTTCACTTGCATG GGAAGGGGCGACCCACCATGGATTGGCCTACGAGACTAAAAATTGCATTGGGTTCTGCGAAAGGTCTTGCATACCTTCATGAAGATT GTCATCCTAAAATTATTCATCGTGACATCAAGGCATCTAATATACTTTTGGATTTCAAGTTTGAGGCAAAG GTTGCTGATTTTGGACTAGCAAAGATATCTTCTGATGTCAATACTCATGTCTCCACGCGGGTGATGGGAACTTTTGG GTATCTGGCTCCAGAATATGCTTCAAGTGGAAAACTAACAGACAAATCAGATGTTTTCTCCTACGGGGTCATGCTTCTGGAATTGATTACTGGTCGTCGACCTGTGGACTCAACTCAGTCTTTCATGGAGGACAGTTTGGTTGATTGG GCGAGGCCTTTACTGACTCGGGCTTTGGAAGATGGAAACTTTGATACCCTGGTTGATCAAAAGCTGCAAAATAATTATGATCAAAATGAGATGGCTCGCATGGTTGCTTGTGCGGCTGCTTGTGTGCGTCATTCAGCTCGCCGTCGACCACGCACCAGTCAG GTAGTCCGAGCTTTGGAAGGAGATGTGTCTCTCTCTGATCTTAATGAAGGAATAAGACCTGGGAACAGCAGAGTTTATGGTTCGTATGGCAGTTCAGACTATGACACCAGTCAATACAATGAGGACATGAAAAAATTCAGGAAGATGGCATTAGGAAGCCAGGAATATGGTGCAAGCAGTGAGTACAGTGGACCAACCAGTGAATATGGCTTGTACCCTTCTGGCTCGAGCAGCGAAGGCCAGAACACCCGTGAAATGGAAATGGGAAAGATGAAGAAGGCCAGTAAAGGTTTTAGTGGAAGTTCGTGA
- the LOC133673817 gene encoding uncharacterized protein LOC133673817 isoform X7, protein MARGLILTTQARATTTSFTTRLSVSKPKCKNPLPYRLHLPSRVSSTRFFCCKCSVSQDPIVITEYKQSFSQRMAMAGLKPHHRIAIGVSGGPDSMALCFLTAGWKTDGANANAIGKSDDGFINGILGVIVDHGLREESNEEAHIVSSRVTEMGIRCEIAKCSWLDGKPKQGHLLEEAREKRYEVFQNVCTKHQIEVLLIAHHADDQAELFILRLSRNSGVLGLAGMAFASQMFSKSTHLYREGSKNKGILIVRPLLHFSKEILYKVCQESGQDWVEDPTNQNTVYARNRIRMSLGNLSSYTFQSELQGVISACRRTRAYVDQICNNLIDQAVTIIDQHGYAIVDLEILNPSKVTDICLSKFVALILQYVSQRNRPIRGSTSKLLLHYIRTVPCKKYF, encoded by the exons ATGGCGCGAGGGCTCATCCTGACAACGCAAGCGAGAGCCACCACCACTTCCTTCACAACAAGACTTTCAGTTTCAAAACCCAAATGCAAAAACCCTCTTCCTTATCGTCTCCATCTACCTTCCCGTGTATCCTCAACTCGCTTCTTTTGCTGCAAATGTTCGGTTTCCCAAGACCCAATCGTCATCACCGAATACAAGCAGTCTTTCTCTCAGCGAATGGCTATGGCTGGACTCAAGCCTCACCACCGTATTG CTATAGGAGTATCCGGTGGCCCTGATAGCATGGCACTTTGTTTCCTAACTGCTGGTTGGAAAACTGATGGTGCTAATGCTAATGCTATTGGCAAAAGTGATGATGGTTTTATTAATGGGATTTTGGGGGTAATTGTTGATCATGGGCTGCGAGAAGAGAGTAATGAGGAGGCACATATTGTTTCTAGTCGAGTTACTGAAATGG GAATCAGATGTGAGATTGCAAAGTGTAGTTggttggatgggaagcctaAACAAGGTCACTTGCTAGAAGAGGCTCGAGAGAAGAG GTATGAAGTGTTCCAAAATGTTTGCACTAAACATCAGATTGAAGTGTTGCTTATTGCACATCATGCGGATGACCAG GCCGAGTTGTTCATTCTTAGACTATCTCGCAACAGTGGCGTGCTTGGACTTGCTGGCATGGCATTTGCTTCGCAAATGTTCTCCAAAAGCACCCATCTTTACCGTGAAGGTTCAAAGAACAAAGGGATACTAATAGTGAGACCACTCTTGCatttttctaaagaaatttTGTACAAG GTATGTCAAGAGTCTGGCCAGGACTGGGTGGAAGATCCAACAAATCAAAACACAGTATATGCTCGGAATAGGATTCGAATGTCATTAGGAAATTTGTCATCAT ATACCTTCCAGTCTGAACTACAAGGTGTGATTTCTGCCTGTCGAAGAACACGTGCATATGTTGACCAAATTTGTAATAATTTGATAGATCAGGCTGTGACCATCATAGAT CAGCATGGGTATGCCATCGTCGATTTAGAGATTCTTAATCCATCAAAAGTTACAGATATATGCCTGTCAAAGTTTGTTGCGTTGATCTTGCAG TATGTCTCTCAGAGGAACAGGCCCATTAGAGGAAGTACTTCAAAATTGTTGTTACACTACATTCGCACTGTCCCATGCAAG
- the LOC133673817 gene encoding uncharacterized protein LOC133673817 isoform X6: protein MARGLILTTQARATTTSFTTRLSVSKPKCKNPLPYRLHLPSRVSSTRFFCCKCSVSQDPIVITEYKQSFSQRMAMAGLKPHHRIAIGVSGGPDSMALCFLTAGWKTDGANANAIGKSDDGFINGILGVIVDHGLREESNEEAHIVSSRVTEMGIRCEIAKCSWLDGKPKQGHLLEEAREKRYEVFQNVCTKHQIEVLLIAHHADDQAELFILRLSRNSGVLGLAGMAFASQMFSKSTHLYREGSKNKGILIVRPLLHFSKEILYKVCQESGQDWVEDPTNQNTVYARNRIRMSLGNLSSYTFQSELQGVISACRRTRAYVDQICNNLIDQAVTIIDQHGYAIVDLEILNPSKVTDICLSKFVALILQYVSQRNRPIRGSTSKLLLHYIRTVPCKLLDVTFVQLLGLGGQKSLFVVLLIVL, encoded by the exons ATGGCGCGAGGGCTCATCCTGACAACGCAAGCGAGAGCCACCACCACTTCCTTCACAACAAGACTTTCAGTTTCAAAACCCAAATGCAAAAACCCTCTTCCTTATCGTCTCCATCTACCTTCCCGTGTATCCTCAACTCGCTTCTTTTGCTGCAAATGTTCGGTTTCCCAAGACCCAATCGTCATCACCGAATACAAGCAGTCTTTCTCTCAGCGAATGGCTATGGCTGGACTCAAGCCTCACCACCGTATTG CTATAGGAGTATCCGGTGGCCCTGATAGCATGGCACTTTGTTTCCTAACTGCTGGTTGGAAAACTGATGGTGCTAATGCTAATGCTATTGGCAAAAGTGATGATGGTTTTATTAATGGGATTTTGGGGGTAATTGTTGATCATGGGCTGCGAGAAGAGAGTAATGAGGAGGCACATATTGTTTCTAGTCGAGTTACTGAAATGG GAATCAGATGTGAGATTGCAAAGTGTAGTTggttggatgggaagcctaAACAAGGTCACTTGCTAGAAGAGGCTCGAGAGAAGAG GTATGAAGTGTTCCAAAATGTTTGCACTAAACATCAGATTGAAGTGTTGCTTATTGCACATCATGCGGATGACCAG GCCGAGTTGTTCATTCTTAGACTATCTCGCAACAGTGGCGTGCTTGGACTTGCTGGCATGGCATTTGCTTCGCAAATGTTCTCCAAAAGCACCCATCTTTACCGTGAAGGTTCAAAGAACAAAGGGATACTAATAGTGAGACCACTCTTGCatttttctaaagaaatttTGTACAAG GTATGTCAAGAGTCTGGCCAGGACTGGGTGGAAGATCCAACAAATCAAAACACAGTATATGCTCGGAATAGGATTCGAATGTCATTAGGAAATTTGTCATCAT ATACCTTCCAGTCTGAACTACAAGGTGTGATTTCTGCCTGTCGAAGAACACGTGCATATGTTGACCAAATTTGTAATAATTTGATAGATCAGGCTGTGACCATCATAGAT CAGCATGGGTATGCCATCGTCGATTTAGAGATTCTTAATCCATCAAAAGTTACAGATATATGCCTGTCAAAGTTTGTTGCGTTGATCTTGCAG TATGTCTCTCAGAGGAACAGGCCCATTAGAGGAAGTACTTCAAAATTGTTGTTACACTACATTCGCACTGTCCCATGCAAG